The DNA segment AAATGATCGCGTGAGGAGTACTGAGCACACATCCCGGAAATGGCCGTGCATTCTTCATCGTGACCGCATCCCTCGACGCCGTCGATAGAACGTCTAGCCCTTGGCTCGTTCGCGAATTCACTGGCTGATAACCCTCCGTCGCTTTCACCACGTCGTTGGGGCGATCTATGCGCGCTCTATTAATCGGAGGCAGTGGCTTCATCGGGTCACACGTCGCTCGAGCGCTAGAGCAGCACGGCTACGACGTCGTCGTCTTTCACCGCGGCAACACAGTTGCCAAGAATCAGATCTGGGAGATCGACGGGTGCTCCGCGCCCACACCGCTTCGCTGTGGACCGCCGAACCAGACGTGGTCATCGACCTGATTCTCAGCTCAGGCACGCAAGCGCGCCAGCTGATGCACCAGTTTCGCGGGCTGACGAGCCGTGTCGTCGTCATCAGCTCATGTGACGTCTATCGG comes from the Vicinamibacteria bacterium genome and includes:
- a CDS encoding NAD-dependent epimerase/dehydratase family protein, with protein sequence MRALLIGGSGFIGSHVARALEQHGYDVVVFHRGNTVAKNQIWEIDGCSAPTPLRCGPPNQTWSST